Below is a window of Haloterrigena alkaliphila DNA.
CCCCGACATCAAGGCCTCGAACACGAGCGTCGTTCTCAACGCGGTCTGCGAGAACGAACAGTTCGAACTCGACGTCGAAGACGACTGATTCGAGCGAGAGCCGACGTATCGACCGTTTTCCGACCCCGAGAGACGCGCCCGTCCAGCCGCGGCCGCCGCGAACGGCGACGCCGACCCTCTCAGTCGTCTCCCTCGAGCAGCGCTTCGGCGGCCGTCTCGCGGTCACCCGCCTGTGCCGCCCACAGCGTCGCGTACTGCCCGTCCGCGTCCAGTAGCTCCTCGTGGCTCCCCCGTTCGACGATTTCGCCGTCCTCGACGACGAGGATCGTGTCCGCGTCCGTGACCGTCGAGAGACGGTGGGCGATCGCCAGCGTCGTGCGGTCCGCGGTGAGTCGATCGATCGACCGCTGGATCTGCAACTCCGTCCACGTGTCGACGGCGCTGGTCGCCTCGTCCAGCACGAGGATCTCGGGATCCGCGAGAACGGCGCGGGCGAGCGCGATCCGCTGGCGCTGTCCCCCGGAGAGCTTGACGCCGTTCTCGCCGACTCGCGTCTCGTAGCCCTCGGACAGGTCGGTGACGAACGCGTGGGCCTGCGCCGCTTTCGCGGCCTCGCGGACCGCTTCCTCGTCGGCGTCGAACCGACCGTACCGGATGTTGTCCGCGACGGTGCCGTCGAAGAGGACCGTCTCCTGACTGACGTAGCCGACGCTCGATCGCAGGTCGGCCAGCGAGAGCTCGCGGACGTCGTGGTCGTCGATTCGGATCGATCCCGACTGCACGTCGTACAGGCGGAGCAGGAGTTTGACGAGCGTCGACTTCCCGGCGCCGGTCGGGCCGACGAACGCGACCGTCTCGCCGGGTTCGGCCGCGAAGGAGACGTCTCGAATCACGGCCTCGTCGAACGCCGTCTCCTCGCCGACGTGGGCCTCGCTGGCGTCGTAGCTGAACGTGACGTTCTCGTACGCGACGCGGCCCTCGACCGACTCGAGCGCGACCGGATCGTCGGGGTCGGCGACGTGGACGGGGACGTCCATCAGCCCGAAGACGCGCTCGCTCGAGGCCTTCGCGTTCTCGTACTGGTCGACGATGTTCGAGACCTCGGCCAGCGGGTCGACGATCCGCTGGGTCAGGAAGAGGAAGACGACGAAGTCGCCGACCGAAAGCGTCCCGGTCAGGGGGCCGGGCGCCGTCCCCGTCGCGAGCCAGTAGCCGCCGACGAGGAAGGTGCCGGCGAAGGCCAGTCCGGCGAGCAGTTCCATGCCGGGCCGGTAGAAGTACGAGAGTCGGAGGACGGCCATCGTGTCCTCGTAGAGGCGCCGCGAGGCCCCGCGGACGCGGTCGATCTCGTGGGCCTCGCTGTCGGTCGTCTTCGTCAGGGTGACGCCGGAGATGCTGTTCTCGAGGCGGGTGTTCAGCGCTCCGACCGCGGAGCGCTGGCGGGCGTAGCGCGGTTCGACCGCGCGCATGAACCAGATCGTGAAGGCGACCATCGCCGGGACGGCGACCAGCGTCACGATCGCCAGTTGCCAGTTGAGGTAGAAGAGGACGGCGGCGATCCCCCCGACCATCACCAGCAGTCGCGCGGAGTTCATCAGCGCGTTGTCGAGGAACATCTCGAGGTTCTGCGTGTCGTTGTTCAACACCGCCATGACCTCGCCGGTCTCCTTGTCGTCGAAGAAGGTCATGTCCAGGCGCTGCATCTTCTCGAAGCAGTCGACCCGCACCGCGTGCATCACGCCGTGGGCGAACAGGTTCGCGGTGACGCCGTAGATCCAGGTGAAGACGGCGACGACGAGAAAGGAGACGGCGACGGCGCCGATGGTGAACCAGAACTGCGCCATCTGTGCGGTCGGCAGCCACGCGTCGGGCACCAGCGGCAGTTCGAACGACCCGTCGTTGGCGAAGATGGCGTCGATGGCGACCCCCAGCAGGAGCGGCGGGACGAGACTCGCCATCCGCGCGACGAAGTTCGCGACCATCCCGGCGGTGAACCAGCCCAGCCGGTCGGGGCCGTACTCGCGGAAGAGTCTCGAGAGCGGGCGCTCGACGTCCTCGCGGTAGGCGTCGAACGGCGTCTCCTCCTCGTGCGTACTCACTGGACGATCGTTTCGGTGCGAAATATAAACCGGGCTCGGTTCCGCTCGAGTCCCCTCGAGGCGTGTCTGGTTCCGCGTCTCCAACTGCCGCCGCCCACGTCCTCGCTACCGGTAGTACAGCAACACCAGACCGAGCGCGAGGAGCCCGATTCCCCACCACAGCGAATCGCCGGGCAGGGCCTTCAGGACCAGCGTGACGATACCGGAGGTGAACAGCGACCAGCCGAATGTTGTCTGGGAGGACATAGGCATCGTACCGGCCCCAGCGCAAAAGATCACCGGCCTGCCACGAAACGGATGGGATTCAGGAGTCGGCAGTCGGACAGAAACACCTGCTCGGGAAATCGGATGGTTACAGATACAAATCGATACTCGACGAATTTGCCTCGAGCCGAGCATCGGCGAGTGAGCGGTTCGGAGAACCCGAGCGGTGCGCGGTTCGGAGCGAGCAAAGCGAGCGAGAACCGCGAAAACGTGAATAGCGCGGGATCGAAGATCCCGCGAACCGTGCGAACGGGCACTTCGTGCCCGTGAGCGGACGGGGAACGGAGTGACCCGTGAACGACGCCGTTCACCGAGCGCGGCTTCGCCGCGCTCGGGCCGACGAGCGACCAAGGCGCGGCGCGAAGCGCCGCGGGATGGCGAACGGCGCTAGCCGTGAGCCCGGGAGCGAGGAGTGCTTTTATACTAAATTTTGCCGAGGGCCGCCTTCGGCGGCCCGCAGAGCAAAATTTAGTTTAGCTCGCGGGTCACTCCGTTCCCCGCTCGCTTTCAGCGATTCTCGATCACTGCGTTCGCTCCGAATCGCTCCTACATCATGCCGCCCATGCCGCCGCCCATGCCGCCCATTCCGCCGGGGGCACCACCGGGGCCGCCTTCCTCGTCGCCGCCCTTGTCGGTCGACAGGTCGCCGGCGGAGATGATGTCGTCGATCTTGAGGACGAGGTTCGCGGCCTCGGCGGCGGAGGTAACCGCCTGCTCCTTGGCGTGGGCCGGTTCGACGACGCCGGACTCGAAGGTGTCCTCGACGTCGCCCGAGAAGACGTTCAGGCCGGCCGTGATCTGGCCGTCGTCGTGAGCCGCGCGAAGGTCGACGAGCGTGTCGATGGAGTCCAGACCCGCGTTCCCGGCGAGGACGCGCGGGACGAGCTCGAGCGAGTCGGCGAAGGCCTCGACGGCCAGCTGCTCGCGGCCGGAGACGGAGTCAGCGTAGTCGCGGAGGCGGCTGGCGAGTTCGACCTCGATGGCGCCGCCGCCGGCGAGGACGCGGCCGTCGGAGACGGTCTGGGCGACGACGTCGAGCGCGTCGTTGACGCCGCGCTCGAGTTCGTCGACCACGTGGTCGGTCGAGCCGCGCAGCAGGAGGGTGACGCCGTGGGCGTCGTCGCCCTCGACGTAGAACAGTTCGTCCTCCTCGTCGCGGGTGACGTCACCGAAGCCGAGGTCGTCGGCGGTCGCGCTCTCGAGGTCGGAGACGACGTTCGCGCCGACGACTTCCGAGAGGAATTCCAGATCGCTCTTCTTCGCGCGGCGGACGGCGAGGATGCCCTCCTTGGCGAGGTAGTGCTGGGCGAGGTCGTCGATGCCCTTCTGGCAGAAGACGACGTCGGCGCCGGTGTCGACGATGTGCTGGACCTTGTCCTTGAGCTGTTTCTCCTCGCGGTCGAGGAACTTCTGGAGCTGGTCGGGGTCCGTGACGGAGACTTCGGTGTCGACGTCGGTCTCCTCGACTTCGATGGCCTCGTTGAGCAGCAGGATGTCGGCGTCGGTGGCCGACGTGGGCATGTTGTCGTGGACGGGGTCCTTGTCCACGATGCCGCCCTCGAGCAGGTCGGACTCGCCGGCCGAGCGGCCGGTCTGGGTCTCGATGTTGAGGAACTCGAGGTCGACGACGTTGTCGCCGTCCTCGCTCTCGACGGTGACCTGCCGGATGGCCTCGACGATGAGCGCCGAGAGGTGCTCCTTGTTGACCTCGGTACCCTTGCCGGTCATCGAGGTCTCGGCGACCGAGCGCAGGAGGTCCTCGTCCTCGGTGTCGACGTCCTGGGCGATGTCGTCGATCTCCTCGCGAGCCTGCTCGCTCGCCATGTGGAAGCCCTTGATGATCGCCGTCGGGTGGATGTCCTGCTCGAGGAGGTCCTCGGCGTTCTTGAGGAGTTCGCCCGCGATGGCGACGGCCGTCGTGGTACCGTCACCGGCCTCGTCCTCCTGGGTTTCGGCGACCTCGATGATCATCTCGGCCGTCGGGTTGTCGATGTCCATCTCCTGAAGGATGGTGACGCCGTCGTTGGTGATCGTTACCGATCCCATGGAGTCGACGAGCATCTTGTCCATCCCTTTCGGGCCGAGCGTGGACCGAACGGCTTCAGCGACCGCACGGGCGGCGCTGATGTTGTAATCCTGCGCGTCCTTGTCCTTGACGCGCTGGGAGTCCTCGCTCATCACGATCATCGGCTGTCCCTGCTGCATTCGCTGGCTCATAGTCAACTGAGTCATTGATTGTGATTCTATATAAATACTTCGCTATTCAACTCTCGTGATGATCGGCTGCGAACGCACAAAGTATCTCAAAACCGCCGTAGTGCGCGGTGTTCGGCGCACAACATCGAGGTGTGTTACCACTTCTAAAGGCGGCGCAGAAGGTGGGGATATCCGCCATATTTAAGTCATTTCGATTTGCACGACGGGGGAAGTCCGCCTCGAGACGATCGTCAGCGAGCCGAAATGCGGGTCGTTTCGAGCCCGAACCGGCACACTCGTGGCCGAAGACAACAGGATTAACCCGGCGTCCGTGAATCGTCTCGTATGACGGACTCGAACGGACGCGCTCTCGTGACGGGCGGTGCCGGCTTCATCGGTTCGCACCTCACGGAACGCCTGCTCGCGGACGGTATCGACGTAACGGTCGTCGACGACTGCTCGAACGGCGATCCCGACCGCGTTCCCGACCGCGCGACGTTCGTCGAGGCGGACCTGACGAACCCCGACGCACTCGAGGGGCTCCTCGACGGTATCGACCGCGTCTTCCACCTCGCGGCGTCGAAACACGTCGATACGGACCGTCCCCACGGTCAGTTCGACGACAACACGCGGATGACCCGGAACATCCTCGAGGCGATGGCCGACGCGGACGTGACCGAGATTCTGTACACCTCGACCTCGACGGTCTACGGCGAGGCCCCGCGGCCGACGCCGGAGGACTACGCGCCCCTCGAGCCGATCAGCGCCTACGGGGCGAGCAAACTGGCCGACGAGGGACTGCTCTCCGCGCGGGCGCACAGCCACGACCTGACGGTCTGGAACGTCCGGTTCGCGAACGTCGTCGGGCCGCGCCTGCGCGGGGCCGTCATTCCCGATTTCATCGAGAAACTGCGAGACGACCCCGAGACGCTCACGATCCTCGGCGACGGCCGACAGGAGAAGTCCTACCTCCACATCGAGGACTGCCTCGACGCGATGCTCCACGTCGTCGAGCACGCCGACGACGCGATGAACACCTACAACCTCGGGACGCGAACGACGACCTCGGTCGATCGGATCGCCGCGATCGTCGCCGACGAACTGGAACTCGATCCAGACTTCGAGTACACCGGCGGCGAACGGGGCTGGACCGGCGACGTCCCGAAGATGCGCCTCTCCATCGAGAAGCTCTCGGCGCTGGGGTGGGAGCCGACGCTCTCGAGCGACGAAGCCGTTCGACGAGCGACCCGCGAGATCATCGCGGAGATGGATTGACCGTCGGACTGGGTGTGATCGGCTAACAGCGAAGGAATCGGACTCGAGAGCCGCCGTCGACCCCGCGCGACCGAGTTTTAGGTGGGCTTAAATATCTGGGTGCGGGAGAGACGTCCATGAACGGCGGCGGCGAAGAAACGGCTCGCGAAGGCGACGACGAATCAGCGTCGCCGAACGCCGACGAGGAATCCGGGGACCGCGGAGTCGTCGACGTCCTGACCCGCCGTCGAGTGACGATCGCCGGAACGGTGCTCGTCGTCCTGGGGCTGCTCGTCGCCGTCCGCGAGATCGACCTCCGGACCGTCGCCGCGGAGGTCTCGAGCGCCGACCCGCGGCTGCTCGCGGCCGCGGTCGCCGTCTACGCGCTCTCGTGGCCGCTCCGCGGGCGCCGGTACGCGGACGTGCTGGCGGCGATGGGTCACCGCTGCGGAACTGGCGTTCTCACGCTGGCGGTCTTCCTCAGCCAGACGGCCAACCTCGCGATTCCCGCGCGGGCGGGCGATACGGTGCGTGCGTACGTCGTCAATACGCAGCGGGACGTCCCCTACACCGCGGGGTTCGCGTCGCTGGCGGTCGAACGCGTCTTCGATCTGGCCGCGATCGCCGCGCTCGCCGGACTCGCGACCGCGTGGCTCGCGCTGGGCGGGCGGGCCGGCCCGCTCGAGATCGTCGCGGAAGCCGGCGGCGCGCGGACGGCCCTGCTGGCCGCGGCGGCGGTGAGCGCGGCGACGGTCGTCGTCGTTACGTCTGCCCGGGTAGACTACGGGCAGGGGCTGGCCGCGCGGCTCCGCACACGCGTTCGAGGCCGGTCGCGGATCGAAGGACCGCTCGAGACCGCGCTCCGGTTCGCGACCGACGTGCAGGTCGTCGCGCGACAGCCGCGGGCGCTGGCGGCGATCGGCGCGACGAGCCTGATCGTGTGGTCGCTGGACGTCCTCACCGCGGTGCTCGTCCTCGCGGCGCTGGGCAGCGGCCTCTCGACCGGAACGCTGCTGGCGGTCGGGACGCTGGCGGTCAGCGTGGGGAATCTCGCGAAGGTGCTCCCGCTCTCGCAGGGCGGCGTCGGGCTCTACGAGGCCGCGTTCACGGCGCTCGTGGTCGGGCTGACCCCCGTCGGTGCCAGCACGGCGCTGGCGGCCGCCATCGTCGACCACGCGCTGAAAAACGGCGTGACGCTGGTCGGCGGCGCCGGCGCGGTCGCCGGGCTTGGCATTTCCCTGTCGAAGGCGTCGACCGAACCCGACTCGAAGACGCGAGAAACCGGCAGTTTTTTAGGTGAGCCTAAAAGATAGCGGGGCAATGAGTCAGGATATCTGCGTGATCGTCCCGACGATCCGGGAGTACGAGTGTCTGCGCTCGTACTTCGGGAACGCCCGCGCCCACGGCTTCGACCTCTCGAGGCTCCACGTCGTGCTCGTCACCGAGGACTTCTGCGAGACCGACGCCATGGAACGGCTGCTCGAGGAGGAGGGCGTCTCCGGCGAGGTGTTCGACGGCAGCCGCCGCGAGGAGTGGTACGAGGCCTACGGCGTCGCCGACTACGACCACGTCGTGCCGGCGGCGAGCCACGCCGAGACGAGTTTCGGCCTGCTCTACATGTGGGCCCACGACGAGTTCGACTACGGCTTCTTCATCGACGACGACACCCTTCCCCACGAGGATCAGGACTTCTTCGGTACCCACATGGAGAACCTCGCGTTCGAGGGCGAAATCGAGGCGGTCTCCTCGGACGAGCAGTGGGTCAACGTGCTCTACCAGAACGCCGACGAACACGGACTCTACCCGCGCGGATATCCGTACTCCGCGATGGGAGAGACCGTCGAGACCGGGACGACCGAAATCGGCGCCGGCGAGGTCGTCGCCTCGCAGGGCCTCTGGACGAACGTGCCCGACCTCGACGCCGTCCGCATCCTCATGGACGGCGACCTCGAGGGCCAGGCCCAGACCCGAACGAGCAGCGACGACTTCGGCGACGACTTCGTCGCCGAGCGGGGCAACTACCTCACCGTCTGCTCGATGAACCTCGCCTTCCGTCGCGAGGTGATCCCCGCGTTCTACCAGCTCCCGATGGACGACAACGAGTGGGACGTCGGCCGCTTCGACGACATCTGGTCGGGCGTCTTCCTCAAGCGCGCCTGCGACGTTCTGGGCAAGCGCATCTACAACGGCGCGCCGCTCTGCGAGCACAACAAGGCCCCGCGCAGCACCTTCGACGACCTGAACAACGAGGTACCGGGGCTCGAGTTGAACGAACACCTCTGGCGGATGATCGACGACGTTGGAGAGGACGCCGACTCCTACGCCGCGGTCTTCGAGGCGATGGGCCGCGAACTCGCCGACGGCGACTGGGAGACGTACAACAACGGCGCCTTCTTCAACTACGTCGGCGAGCACATGCTCGACTGGCTCGAGTGTCTGTCCGAACTCCGACCGGCGCCGGGGCTCGAGACCGAACGTGATCGCGTCGTCGCCGACAGCTGACGACCGTCCGCGGCCCGCTCGGTTTCGGGCGAGGAATCGTCAGCTATAAGTTTTTAGGTTGGCCTAAACCGAGTATGAACGAAGGAAGTGAGGAACGTGGGGTTTCACGCAGGAACGCGCTGCGAGTCGGCGCCGGACTGGGTGTCACCTCGCTCGCGGGGTGTCTGGGCCTGTTCGGGGACGATCAGAACGTCGAGATTCCGGCGCTCTCGGAGTTCCGGGGGTCCGGTTCGCTGGTCGAGGGTCGCCCCGCGCCGGGCGGGACGTCCATCGAGGACCTCCCCGACCTCTCCGGGGACCTCGCGCTCTACATCGGCGGCGGCGAGGGCGGCATCTACTACGAATTCGTGGAGATGCTCCAGAACATCTACTCCGACTTCGAGGTCCATACCACCGACAACGCTTCGTCGTCGCTGGCCGAGACCATCGTCGAGGAGGTCGACGCCGGCGCGTCCCGGGCCGACGTCTTCTGGTCGATCGACGCCAGTTCGCTGGGGTTCGTCGCGGCAAACGACGCCTACGAACCGCTATCGGACGAGGTGGTCGACATGGTTGCAAACGGGCAGTTCGTCGGCGACGACAAGGCATGGGCCGGCGTCGCCGGACGGGCCCGCGCCGTGCCGTACAACACCGACGAACTGAGCGAGTCGGACATCCCGAACACCGTACAGGACTTCCCGTCGACCGACGCCCTTCAGGGGACGGTGGGCTGGGCGCCGACCTACGGCGCGTTCAAGTCGTTCGTCACCGCCATGCGGCTGATCAACGGCGAGGACGCGACCCGCGAGTGGCTGGTCGCCATGCGGGAGGCCGGCACCGAGCGACACGGTAACGAGTACGCCGTCTCGCAGTCGGTCGCCGAGGGGTCGCTGGCCGCCGGGTTCGCCAACCACTACTACGCGATGCGCGTCAAGAACCAGCAACCCGACGCCCCGATCGACCTCGCGTTCACCGAAGGCGACGCGGGCGCGTTGATCAACGTCGCCGGCGCGCTGAAGATCCAGGGAACGCAGCGGGGCGACCTGGTCGACGACTTCGTCCGCCACCTGCTGTCCGCGGAGGCCCAGGAGTACTTCGCGACGGTCAGTTTCGCCTACCCGATGATCGGCGGCGTCGAGCCGGTCGGCGGACTCCCCTCGATCGACGAACTGAGTCCGCCGGATATCGACCTCGCTGAGCTGGCGGACATCGAACCGACCCTCGATCTGATGGACGAGGCCGGCGTCTCGGGATGAGCGCACGCGAGCGCATCGCGAGTGCGGTCGGTCGAAGGGGCGACGGAGACGGCGCCGTCGACGTCGGCCTCACCCTGCTCGCCGCGGCCATCGCCGCTGCGCTCGTCCTTCCGCTGACTTGGCTGTTCGTGGACGCCGCCGCGCTCGGCGACCGGGCGTTCGAACTCGCCGTCGCACCCCGAACCCTCGAGGTGCTGGTCAGAAGCGTCGCCCTCGTCGCCGTCGTCACCGGCGCGAGCGTCCTCCTCGGCGTCCCGCTCGCGCTGTTGACGGTCCAGGGCGATATCCCGTTTCCCCGATTCTGGACGATACTCGCCGCCCTGCCGCTCGCGGTTCCGAGCTACCTCGGGGCGTTCGCCTTCGTTTCGGCGTTCGGGCCGCAGGGCGAACTCGCCGACCTCCTGGCGCCGCTGGGAATCGAGTCGATCCCGTCGATCTACGGCTTCGCCGGCGCCGCGTTCGTGCTGACGCTGTACACCTACCCGTACGTGTTTCTGACGACGCGCGCGTCGCTGCTCTCCTTCGACGGGTCGCTCGTCGAAGCGGCGCGGACGCTCAACGCCGGCCGCTGGGAGGCGTTTCGTCGGGTCACGCTACCCCAGATCCTGCCGGGAATAACCGCCGGCGCGTTACTCGTCGCGCTGTACGCGCTCGCCGACTTCGGCACGCCGAACATCATGCGGGTCGAGGTGTTCACGCAGGCCATCTACGCCCGGTTCCACGCCCACGCCCGCGACTACGCCGCGTTGCTGTCGCTGCAGTTGCTGACCGTGACGGCGGTCATCCTCGCGCTCGAGTCGCGCATCGGCGTCGACGAGTCGGGCGCCTACGAGAGCAGCGGCCACCGCGGAACCGCCGAACTCGACCTCGGCGCCTGGCGGTACCCGGCCCTGTTGCTGCCGGCCGCGATCGGCCTGCTGGCGATCGTCCTGCCGATCGCCATCTTCGGGATGTGGCTGTCGACGGGCGGCCCCGGCTACCAGGTCGGTCGGCTCTCGTTCGACTGGGAGTACGGCTTCAACTCGGCCTACGTCGCGGTGCTGGCCGCCGCCGTCTCCATCCTCGTGGCGCTGCCGATCGCGATCAGTGCGGCGACCTCCGACTCGCGGCTGGCGGCGCTGGCCGACCGCGCGCCCTACGTCGGGTACGCGACGCCGGGGATCGTACTGGCGATCGCGTTGCTCAGTTTCAGCCTCGACGTGCTGCCGTCGGTCTACAAGACGGTGCCGCTGCTGGTGTTCGCCTACGTCGTCCGGTTCATGCCCCAGGCGATCGGGTCGATCCGGACCTCGACGCTGCAGGTCGACCGGCAACTCGTCGAGGCGGCCCGGACGCTGGGCCGGTCGCGATTGAACGCCTTCCGGACGGTGACGCTCCCGCTGATCCTGCCGGGGGTGGCGGCCGGCGCCGCGCTGGTCTTCCTCACGACGATGAAGGAGTTGCCCGCGACGCTGATGTTGCGCCCGCTTGGGTTCGACACGCTGGTGACGTACATCTGGCGCGTCGAAGAGGCCGGCCTCTACGGGCAGGCGGCGGTCCCGGCGCTGGTCCTGATCGGTATCTCCGGCCTCTCGATGGCCGTCATGCTCGCCCAGGAGGGGCGGTGACGATCGACCGATGAAACGCCGAACGTGGCGGTCGGCGGTCGTCGTCGTCGCCCTCGTCGGCGCCGTCATCGTCTGGCTACTCTCGACGCGAACGTTTCCCTACCACTCGATCAACCACGACGAGGGCGTCTACCTCCAGCAGGCGGCGATGCTTCTCGAGGGCCAGCTCTTCGTCCGGCCGCCCGTCGAGGAGTCCCTCCGCCCCTGGTTCTTCGTCGAGGACGGCGGACGACTCTACCCGAAGTACGCGCCCGTCCCCGCGGTGATCTTCGCGCTCGGCGAACTGGTGGGGAGCTACCGGCTCGCCCTCCCCGGAATCGCCGCCGCCATCCTCGCGCTCGTCGCCCTCGTGGTCCGCGAGGTGTTCGACCGCCGAACCGGCGTCGCGGCCGCCGTGGCCGTGCTGTGTTCGCCGCTGTTCCTGATCGACGCGTCCCTCTTCCTGCCGTACGCGCCGACGGCGATGTTGAACCTGGCCTTCGCCTACTGCTACCTCCGGGCCGACCGGACGGACGACCGACGCTGGGCCGGCGCGGCCGGCGCGGCGATCGGGCTGGCCTTCTTCGCGCGGCCCTACACCGCCGTCCTGTTCGCCGCGCCGTTCCTCGCCCACGCCTGCTGGACCCTCTATCGGGACCCGCGAGCGGCGCTCCCCCGACAGAGCGCGACGGCGGCGTTCGGGCTGGCCGGCGTCGGTTTGGCGCTAACCTACAACACCGTCGTGACCGGGTCGCCGCTGCTGTTTCCCTACGAGGCGTTCGCCCCGCGGGACGGTCTCGGATTCGGCCACCGGCGGATGCTCCATCACGAGATCGAGTACACCGTCGGGCTGGCCCTGCGGGCGAACGCGCTGGTGATGCGAACGTTCGTCGCCGAGTGGATCGCGGGCGGGATCCTCGGCGCGGCGGTGGCCGTGGGCGGGTTCGGCGTCGCCGTCCGGCGCGGGCTCTCGCCCCGCGAGGCCATCCTCGCCGGACAGGCGGTCTCTATCGCCGTCGGCAACGTCTACTTCTGGGGGAACTTCAACGTCCTCGGCGACCTCGAGCGCGCCGGTGACGGGCTGATCGCCGTCCACGGTCCGTACTACCACTTCGATCTCCTGTTGCCGTTCGCGGCGTTCGCCGCCGTCGGCGCGCTGGCAGCGGTCGCCGCCGTCCGGCGGGCGGCCGACCGGAATTTGCGGCCCCAAACCGCCCGCGTGGCGTTCGTCGCGGTGGTGCTCGCGAGCGCGCTCGCGCTGGGTGGCGTGACGGCGGCGAATTTCGACGAGAAGATCGATCGAAACGCCGCGGCGACGGACACCTACGAGCGCGTCTACGCCCCGCTCGAGGAGGGGACGTCCGACCCCTCGGTCGTGTTCCTCCCGACGACGTACGGCGACTGGCTCGCCCACCCGTTCCAGCCGCTTCGCAACGAGCCGGGCTTCGACGGGCAGCGGGTGTACGCCCTCGACGAGCGGCCGTTCGCCGTCGCGGACGCGTATCCCGACCGGTCGCTGTACCGCTTCGCCTACCGCGGCCAGTGGGATCCCACCGCCGACTCGCCCCGAGCGGCCCGGCTCCAGCGGGTCGACCACGTCGCGGGGTCCGCGGTCGAGTTGAACGCGACCCTCGGCGTCCCGCCCGCGGCGGAGAGCCTCTCCGCCACCGTCACGGCGAACGGGACCAGCGCCACCTACGTCGCCGAGAACGTCTCCGAGCGGACGCGGGTTCGACTCACCGTCACCGACGGCGCCGTGCGCCTGCGCGGGGCGAACTGGGACGCCGACGAACCGCTCTCCGTCGACGACCGGGAGGACGTCACCCTGACGGTGTTCGTCGACCGCGGACCGGGGG
It encodes the following:
- a CDS encoding ABC transporter permease; amino-acid sequence: MSARERIASAVGRRGDGDGAVDVGLTLLAAAIAAALVLPLTWLFVDAAALGDRAFELAVAPRTLEVLVRSVALVAVVTGASVLLGVPLALLTVQGDIPFPRFWTILAALPLAVPSYLGAFAFVSAFGPQGELADLLAPLGIESIPSIYGFAGAAFVLTLYTYPYVFLTTRASLLSFDGSLVEAARTLNAGRWEAFRRVTLPQILPGITAGALLVALYALADFGTPNIMRVEVFTQAIYARFHAHARDYAALLSLQLLTVTAVILALESRIGVDESGAYESSGHRGTAELDLGAWRYPALLLPAAIGLLAIVLPIAIFGMWLSTGGPGYQVGRLSFDWEYGFNSAYVAVLAAAVSILVALPIAISAATSDSRLAALADRAPYVGYATPGIVLAIALLSFSLDVLPSVYKTVPLLVFAYVVRFMPQAIGSIRTSTLQVDRQLVEAARTLGRSRLNAFRTVTLPLILPGVAAGAALVFLTTMKELPATLMLRPLGFDTLVTYIWRVEEAGLYGQAAVPALVLIGISGLSMAVMLAQEGR
- a CDS encoding glycosyltransferase family 39 protein; its protein translation is MKRRTWRSAVVVVALVGAVIVWLLSTRTFPYHSINHDEGVYLQQAAMLLEGQLFVRPPVEESLRPWFFVEDGGRLYPKYAPVPAVIFALGELVGSYRLALPGIAAAILALVALVVREVFDRRTGVAAAVAVLCSPLFLIDASLFLPYAPTAMLNLAFAYCYLRADRTDDRRWAGAAGAAIGLAFFARPYTAVLFAAPFLAHACWTLYRDPRAALPRQSATAAFGLAGVGLALTYNTVVTGSPLLFPYEAFAPRDGLGFGHRRMLHHEIEYTVGLALRANALVMRTFVAEWIAGGILGAAVAVGGFGVAVRRGLSPREAILAGQAVSIAVGNVYFWGNFNVLGDLERAGDGLIAVHGPYYHFDLLLPFAAFAAVGALAAVAAVRRAADRNLRPQTARVAFVAVVLASALALGGVTAANFDEKIDRNAAATDTYERVYAPLEEGTSDPSVVFLPTTYGDWLAHPFQPLRNEPGFDGQRVYALDERPFAVADAYPDRSLYRFAYRGQWDPTADSPRAARLQRVDHVAGSAVELNATLGVPPAAESLSATVTANGTSATYVAENVSERTRVRLTVTDGAVRLRGANWDADEPLSVDDREDVTLTVFVDRGPGGSFSYRLELPIRAEGEAVRALTPRIERCSAVRDCGGDAAYIPDRSPDGIFVRTELAALDGSE